The segment TCCAGCTCGGTGTTTCCCAGCAGCAACAGATAGTTTCTGGCATCCAGCTCACTGGCGATCCCGGCGGTGAGCTGCCCGACCGACTGGGAGCCGATGCTGGGGGCGATCACGCCGACCTGATTCACTTTGCCGGTGCGCAGAGTCTGAGCGGTCGTATCGGGGCGGTAGCCGGTCTTCTCCACGACCTCCCGGATGATGGCACGCTTCTGCTCGCTCAGAGGCCCGCCGTTCAGGTAACGGCTGACGGCCGCACTGGACACGCCAGCCATTTTTGCAATATCACTGATGGTCATATTCGCGGTACTTCTCTCTTTTGGGGTGCATTGTTGTGTGTAAACGTTTTCACGCTTATTATAAACCGCTTTCACCCATCCTGCAAGATGCGCTTTTTCCGGTTTATCCCGGAATGCGATTTGTTTTTTTATCAACCGTGCACAAAAGACAGCCTTTTCTCCCGGCGAAAAGCGACCATTTTTTTCAAAACAGACGGGTCACACTGCACCCATGCTCCAGGCACGCACCAGCAGCCCCAGCACCAGCGCTGCCAGCAGCACGATCATGACTGTCTGATTGCCGGAATTTTTTCGTTTCTTTTTACAATTTGTATTTCCACGGCCCTTTGCAGAGCTGCTGCGGCCGGAATTGCCGTGCGCTGCCGTTCTCTTGCCGGAAGAGCGGCTGCTGCCTGTTTTGCGGCTCTGGGCGCTTCCGTGCTGGTTCTGTCTTGTGCTCTGGCGGGATGTACTGCGGGCGGCAGGCTTTTCTTCAGCCGGTGCACGGCTGGATGCAACAGGCTCCTTTGCCCCGCAGCGGGACAAAAACTCCTCTGCCTGACGGTAATAGCGGGCCAGCTCGTTTTCCCGGAAGGCCGTGCCCGCATAGGCATCCTCCAGACATTCGATGGCTTCGTTGAACAGGATCGCCGCCTGCGCCGCATCGGTTTGGTCGGTGGCGTGGGCTGCTTCGTTGCGGGCCGTGCGCACGGTGTTGCAGGCGCGGCGGGCTGCACCCGGGCTGCTGGTGTTTCCCAGCAGATCCAGAGGCTTTTCCGCATCCTTTTCCGGGTCCAGCAGCACACGCATACAGATGGTGGTGTCCAGCTGCTGCCAGCTGCTCTTGCCGGAAAGATCCGGCATCCGGTCATAGTAGTCCGGGCTTTCCTGCTGGCGCTGGGCAATATGGTCAAGCAATGCGCCCAGACTGTTGGAGCCGGGCTTGTGCTCCCAGTGCCAGCGCAGCAGGCGGCGGCTGATCTCATCACAGGCGGTCTTGATCTCAAAAGCGGCCTGTAAGGCTTCTTCCGGCATAGTCGGGTTCTCCCTTCTGATATGCAAAAAGCGGAGAAGGCAGATCAGCCCTCTCCGCTGCTGTTTGTGTTTACAGTACGAACTGATAGTACACGAAGCCGCACAGCGCCACAGCCGCACAGATGACGGCAGTGATGGGCGGCACCCAGCGGATCAGCGTTTCTGCCACGCTGTCGCGCTCGTCCTCGTACTCCTCATTGTCCTCATAATCAGGCTCCGGCTGCTGGGCCGCCGGCTGTGCACGGCGGGAGGCGGCAGGCATCACACGGGTGCCTTCCTCTGCCTGTGCACGCGCTGCCCTGTCCGGGAACTGTTCCCGCATTCCGTCATCCAGCATACGGGTCGGCTCTGCAGCAGGCTCCTGCGGCTGCGGGCGGCGCGGTGCGCCCATGATGCGGGTGGGCTCCTCCTGTGCCGGCTGCACAGGGGCGGCTCCCATGATACGGGTCGGCTCTTCCTGTTCCGGCTGCGGCGCCAGAGGAGTTTCCAGCTCCGGCTCGGTCTGGGCAGGCTGTTCCGGCTGCAGCAGGGTGTTCAGCGCATTCTGCAGCAGGATGCGATCACAGCCACACTCCGAGCAGTAAACGGTGTCTTCTTCCTTGGGATGGAACGCACCGCAGGCGCAGTACCAGCCGTTTTCAAACACCTGAGGCTGATACTTCAGCTCCGGGCGGTTCATGCGGACCTCCAGCGCCTTTTCCAGCTCTGCGGACAGGCGCTTGGGGGCAGGCAGGCGCACGCGCTTGATGGCATCCAGATGCACCACCCGCTTGCCGTTGTACACATTGCACAGCGAAACATCCACGCTGGTGATCGCCTTGGAGGTAACGAACACGGCATCGTCCATGCCAAACATTTCGCCGGGCTTCACTTCCAGATCGCGGTACTCGAACCGGTCTTCGCACAGGATCACACCGTCCACGCCCTTGCACTTGAAGTGGATCTCCAGCGCAGTCAACGTCACCTTGGAAATGTTCTTGAAGGTCAGGCAGACCGCGTGCTCACCGCTGACATCCCCCTTGAGCAGCTCCACGCAGACGAACTGCACCGGACTGCCGGGGGTGTAATAGTTTGCGCGGGTCCGTGCGACCGGGTTAAAATTTTCCTCCACGACACTCGCTCCTTTCCATTTGGATCAAATCAGTTCTGCGGGTCCTGTGCATCCGGCGTTTCCGGTGCAGCGGTCTCCGGCAGCGGCTGGGCCGTTTCGGCCTGTTCGGCAGGCTCCGCAGCTTCTGCAGGCTGCGCCTGCTCTGCGGTCTCGGCCGGTGCAGCCTGCACGGTCTGCTCCGGCTCATCCCCTTCACGCGGGGGCAGGGTGCCGCCGGCCATGATGGTGTTGAACTCCTGCTCGTTGAGCTTTTCGCGTTCCATCAGAGCCTTTGCCAGCGCGTGCAGCTGATCGATGTGCTCGGTCAGGGTGCGGCGGCAGGTCTCGTAGGCTTCGTCGATGATATCCCGCATCTCGCCGTCGATCTCGGCAGCAGTGGTCTCGCTGTAGCCCTTGCCCTGACCCAGATCGCGGCCCAGGAAGGTCTCCTCCTGCGAGGTGCCGTACACCACAGGGCCGAGCCTCTCCGAGAAGCCGTACTTGGTGATCATCTGGCGGGCAATGTTGGTAGCCTGCTGCAGATCATTGGAGGCACCGGTAGAGATATCCTCCAAAATCAGCTGTTCGGCCACGCGTCCGCCCAGACTGGAAACGATATCCTCGAACATTTCGCCCTTGGTCACATAGCTGCGGTCTTTCTCGGGCAGATACATCGTGTAGCCGCCTGCCTGACCGCGGGGGATAATGGTGATCTCGTGCACACGGGGATGATGCTTGCAGTAGAAGCCCGCCACCGCGTGGCCTGCCTCATGGTAAGCAGTCAGCTTCTTTTCCTCGGGGGTCACAACGCGGCTCTTCTTTTCGGGGCCGGCCATGACCTTCATGGAAGCTTCCTCGATATCCTCCATGGTAATGGCCTTGCGGTTGCGGCGTGCAGCCAGCAGGGCCGCTTCGTTGACAAGGTTCTCAAGATCTGCGCCCGCAAAGCCTGCGGTGCGCTGTGCAATGACCCTGAGAGAGACATCCGGGGCCAGCGGCTTCTTTTTGGTGTGGACCTTGAGGATCTCCTCACGGCCCTTGACATCCGGCAGGCCCACATAGACCTGACGGTCAAAGCGGCCCGGACGCAGCAGAGCCTTATCCAGAATGTCGGCGCGGTTGGTGGCCGCCATGACGATGATGCCGTCGTTGGCCTCAAAGCCGTCCATTTCCACCAGCAGCTGGTTCAGGGTCTGCTCGCGTTCATCGTGGCCGCCACCCAGACCGGCACCACGCTGACGGCCCACAGCATCGATCTCATCAATGAAGATGATGCAGGGCATGGACTTCTTGGCCTTATCGAACAGATCACGCACACGGGATGCACCCACGCCGACATACATTTCCACAAAATCAGAGCCGGAAATGGAATAGAACGGCACACCGGCCTCACCGGCGCAGGCACGGGCCAGCAGGGTCTTACCGGTGCCCGGAGGGCCTACCAGCAGCACGCCGTGGGGAATGCGGGCACCCAGAGTGTTGAACTTTTCGGGGCTCTTGAGGAACTCCACGACCTCTTTCAGCTCTTCCTTTTCCTCGTCCTCACCGGCAACATCGGCAAAGGTAGCCGTCTTTTTGTTCTCGTGCTCATCCTTCACCTTGGCCTTGCCAACGTTCATGATCCCGCCGCCGCCAGCGCCGCCGCGCATCATGGAGAAGAGCAAAAAGCCGGTGCAGCCCAGCATTGCCAGATAGAACAGGATCTCCATCCATGGGATGCTTTCCTTGACAGGGGTATAATCGTACACCATGGGAGCATCCGGGTTTGCTTCGTCATAGGCGGCAATGTAGTCGCCCACATACTTGACGAACATGGAGGCATAGGGCAGCTTGTAGCGCACCGTCACAGTGCCGTCGCTGTTCTTCTGCGCAGCGGATGCAGTGCTGTCCGAGGAGGACAGCATCCCGCTCAGCAGGCCGCCGGTAGCCTGTGTGGTGCTCGGGGCCGTGGTATCCGGCAGGGGCAGGTTATTTTTGCCGCCTTCCTTGAGGTTCATGGTGATGACGCCGGTGTTCAGGTCCAGCGAGAACTGCGTGACCTGCAGGCTTTCAAAGTAATGCACCACCGTGGAATACTCCATGGAAGAGCTGCCGGCAGAGCCGGTGCCGCCCAGCACCGACCAGACCATCAGCACCGCCGCCAGCGCCAGCGCCAGGATCAGCGGATTGAAACGGGGTCTCTTGGATTGCAAAAAAATCAACTCCAGTTCTTGGATGAATTATAGTGTGAGAAATCACTTCTCGTAGACTTCAGGCTTGAGCACACCCACATAAGGCAGGTTGCGGTATTTTTCATCGTAGTCCAGACCGTAGCCCACCACGAACTCGTCCGGTACCTGGAAGCCCTCGTAGTCGGGCTGGATATCGGCCTTGCGGCGGCTGGGCTTGTCCAGAATGGTGCAGATCTTCACCGAGTTGGGGTTGCGCATCTTGAGCATGGGCACAAGGTTCGAGAGGGTGACGCCGGTATCCAGAATATCCTCCACGATCAGCACATCCTTGCCGGACAGATCGCCGTCCAGATCCTTGATGATCTTCACAAGGCCGCTGGTAACGGTGTTGCTGCCGCCGTAGCTGGACACCACCATAAAATCGATGCTGCACGGAATGCTCACCGCACGCATCAGGTCGGCCATAAACACCACCGAACCCTTGAGGATGGACACCAGAACAAGGTTTTTGCCCTCGTAGTCCCTGCTGATCTGTGCACCCAGCTCAGCCACCTTTGCCTTCAGCTCTTCTTCACTGACCAGAACGTTCTTGATATCATCATGCATGCTCATGATAGTTCCTCCCTATGTTCCATTTCCATCTGCAGCACCTGTGCAGTGCCCTCGTCCGGGGCAAGGCCCTCTGCAAAGCCTGCACCGCAGACCCAGAGCACCTCGCTGCCCGCCGCCAGCAGCGGCAGCTGGTCGCGCATCTGCGCGGGGATTCCCGCTTCGTTCATCCACTTGCGCAGCCGGTTGTGCACACTTCGTCCCGCCGGGCGGTAGACATCCCCCGGCTGGCGGGTGCGCAGAACAAGACCAGCATACAACGTAGTTATTCTAGCATAATCCGCCTGATTTTTTAAGTCTTTTTTATGAACGACTTGTATTTTTTCTTCAAAATCAGCCGTAAAAAGCTCTGCAGTCACCTTCCAGCCGCCTGCAAAGCCGTATTCTGCCTGTTTTTCCGGCACAAAAGGCCAGCTTTCGGGCTGCGGCGCGGTCTGCCTCTGCGGCAGCTCCGGCACCTCTTCCTGCCAGAAAAAGCCATTCCCTGCACAAAAGCGCACCCGGCCGGTCAGCTGCACCGCGCCGCTGCCGCGCCGCACAAGGGCGCACAGCAGCTGCACATATTTTTCCTCTGCGTCCCGCACAGGGGCCGTCAGCGAATGCATGGCCGCTTCCAGAACAGGCGCATCCGCAGCGGAAAGCGGGCCCAGCCGCCACACCCTGCAGGCGTCCGGGGCCCTGATGCCGGCCTGGGTCCCATCCAGACGCGCAGCGGAAAGCAGTTCCTGCGCTTTCCGGGCAAAGTAGTCATCCGCCCGGGCCGCTTTTTCGCAGAAGCGGGCAAGGTTTTCCACCGCTGCGCCGTTGGTGCTCTGCAGTGCAGGCAGTGCCGCACGGCGCACCCGGTTGCGGGCATAGGCATCGGTCTCGTTCGTCTCGTCCGTCACCCAGCGCTGCCCGGCTGCACGGCAGAAGCTTTCGGTATCCTGCCGGGTAAGGGGCAGCAGAGGCCGCAGATAAGGCCCGCGTCTGGGCCGGATGCCTGCTGCGCCGTGCATCCCCGTGCCCCGGGCCAGACGCAGCAGCAGGGTCTCCGCCTGATCATTTGCAGTATGGGCTGTTGCAACGGCGTCTATCCCCTCCCTGCACAAACGCGCAAAGCAGGCGTAGCGCAGGCGGCGGGCCCAGTCCTCCCCGGCATGTTCCGGCACAGGGCCAAGCTCTTCCGCATGGAACACCCGCAGCGGCACGCCCAGACGGGCGCATTCAGCACGCACAAAAGCTTCGTCCCGGTGGGCGCTCTCACCCCGCAGGCCATGGTTCACATGGCAGGCAGAAAGCACAAATCCGAACTCCGGCTGCAGGGCCAGCAGGATGCGCAGCAGCGCCATGCTGTCTGCCCCGCCGGACACTGCCGCCGCCAAATGCAGCTCATGCAGCGGGGCACCCGGGGTCAGCAGTGCTTCCCGCAGACAGTATTCCCGCACCCGGGCAAGGATCGTTTCGTTTTCCATCAGCGTTTGAAGTCCACATCCATAAAGCGGGTGTGGGCACCATCCCAGCCCAGCGGCACCGTGCTGGTCTCGCCATGACGGTTCTTTGCCACGATGCACTCGGCGGTATCGGCGTCCACCTCCGCGCCGTCCGGGTTCTGGCTGGCATAGTAGGAATCGCGGTACAGAAACAGAACGCAGTCGGCGTCCTGCTCGATGGAGCCGGAGTCGCGCAGGTCGGAAAGCTGGGGCCGGTGGCTGGAGTTGTTGCCCTGTTTTTCCACCGCACGGGACAGCTGGGAAAGCGCGATGATGGGCACATTCATCTCCTTCGCCATGATCTTGAGGTTTCGGGTAATGGAGCTGATCTCCTGCACGCGGTTCTCGCTGCGCTGGCCGGTGGTCATCAGCTGCAGATAGTCGATGACGATGAGGCCCACGTTCGGGCGGGTGGGGTCCTGATTCACCCGGCGGATCTTTGCCTTCATCTCGGTGATGGTGATGCCGGAGGTATCGTCCATATAGATGGGTGCATCGTGCAGCTTTTCGGTGGCAAGAGCCAGATACTCCCAGTCCTCGGCACGCAGGGCGCCGGTGCGGAAGGCCTGACTGTCGATGCCGGCTTCGGCAGAAAGGATACGGTTGGTCAGCTGTTCCTTGGTCATTTCCAGACTGAAGATCGCCACCGGGACCTTTTGCTGCATGGCCACGCGGGTGGCAATGTTCAGCGCAAAACTGGTCTTGCCCATACCGGGGCGGGCCGCAAGGATGATGAGGTCGCCGCGGCCAAGGCCGGTGAGCACCGTATCCAGCAGGCGAAACCCGGTGGGGATGCCCTTGTATTTGTCTGCATCCGGGCCGCTGATCTTCTGCAGGTTGGTCAGGGTCTCCACCATGCTGGAGGAAAGCGGTGTCAGTGCGCTGGAATCGCGGCCGGAGCGGATCTCATAAATGCGCTGTTCCGCGTTTTCCAGCAGCAGGTCGGCGTCCTGCTCATCTCCGGCATCCTGCAGGATGTCCTTTGCCACCCCCATCAGCTGGCGCACCAGATACTTTTCCTGCACGATCTGGGCGTAGGCCTTCACATTGGAGATGCTGGGCACCGTCTCGGCAAGGCCGGTCAAGTAGACCTTTGCTTCGTCGGCACTGGGGAACACGCCGTCCGAGATCACCGCGTCCAGCAGGGTAACAAAGTCGATGGTCTGGTCGGCGGTGAACAGCCGCAGCATCTCCGAATAGATCTGCGCGTTCTGCCGGGTATAGAACATCTCCGGCCGGATGATCTCCACCAGATCGGTCAGAGTCTCGGGTTTGAGCAGCACCGCGCCCAGCACGCTCTGCTCTGCCTGCATGTTATAGGGCAGGTTGATGCCCACACTTTCCAGATTCAGTTCATTGGAATAACGTCGTTCATTCGGCATGGTCATTTATCCTTTTGCGTTTTTGCTGAAAAGCCAAAAAGCGCCCCCTGCTGTGAGGGGGCGCAGATGGCAGAAAAATCAGGCCTGTTCCACTTCCACCTGGATCTTGAAGGAAGCAACCACACCAACGTGCAGGCGGACCTTGCCGTTGAACACACCGGCGTCCTTGATGTCCTTGGTCTCCAGCTCGATCTTCTTCTTATCGATGGGAGCACCTGCCAGCACAGCCAGAGCATCGGCAACTTCCTTGCCGGTGACTTTGCCGTGCAGACGGCCGGATGCACCGCCCTTGGCCTTGATGGTCACGGTCTTGCCCTCGATCTTTGCAGCCAGAGCCTTGGCAGCGGCCACGGTCTCAGCCTCATGGAAGTCGGCTGCAGCTTCCTTGCTGCGGGCAACGTTCACAGCGCTGGCATCTGCCACAGCGGCAAGCTTGCGCGGGAACAGATAGTTGCGGGCGTAGCCGTCGGAGACCTCGTGGATCTCATCCTTCTTGCCAATGCCCTTGATATCCTGCTTGAGAATCACTTTCATGATAGTATCCCTCACTTCTCACCGGAAAACCGGTGCAGTTGTTGTGTTTATAGTATAGCGCATTTGTCGCTTTTGGGCAAGAGGAAGCGCCTGACCATTTAAAATGGCCGCCGCTCCGCTCCGGCCATATTCAGCGGTAATTTTATTTTTAATTTGTAAATCAGAAAAATCTGCGGATTTTTCTGATTTACTTTTTCACGGGAGGGGTCGTAACGGCAAACGGCATATGCTGCTGTCGGCCTGCGGCCGTTGCGCAGCGACTTTAATACGAAAAGCGTTAAGCAAAGCGGTTACGCCAGTTCCTTTGCGGCCACGTCCAGAGCTGCCTCAATGACCTTGTCCATGTCGTAATACTTGTACTCGCCCAGACGGCCGCCGAAGATGACGCCCGGCTCCGCATCGGCCAGCTTCTTATACTCGGCATACAGAGCGCCGTTCTTCTCGTCATTGACGGGATAGTACGGCTCGTCGCCCTTTTTCCATTCGGCGCTGTACTCGCGGCTGATGACCGTTTTGGGCTGGGTGCCGAACTCAAAGTGTTTGTGCTCGATGATTCGGGTGTAGGGGGTCTCGGCGTCGGTGTAGTTGACCACCGCGTTGCCCTGATAGTTGTCGGTGTCCAGCACCTCGGTCTCAAACCGCACGCTGCGGTACTGCAGTGCGCCCAGACGATAGCCGAAGTATGCGTCCACAGGGCCGGTGTAGACCACCTTCTCTGCCAGTGCGTTCAATGCGTCACGGTCAGCCAGATAATCCACGCCCAGACGCACCTCGGTGCCGTCCAGCATTTTTTCCACCATGGCAGTGTAGCCGCCATTGGGGATGCCCTGATACAGTGCGTTGAAGTAGTTGTCGTCGTAGGTGAAGCGCACCGGCAGGCGCTTGATGATAAAGGCCGGCAGCTCCGTGCAGGGACGGCCCCACTGCTTGCCGGTGTAGCCCTTGATGAGCTTTTCGTAGATATCGGTGCCCACAAGGCTGATGGCCTGCTCTTCCAGATTCTGCGGGTCGGTGATGCCGGCAGCAGCCTTCTGCTCCTCGATCTTGGCCTTGGCCTCGGCGGGGGTAACAACGCCCCACATCTTATTGAAGGTGTTCATGTTGAAGGGCAGGTTGTAGATCTCGCCGTGATAGTTTGCCACTGGGCTGTTGGTGTAGCGGTTGAACTCCGCAAACTGGTTCACATACTGCCACACGGCCTTGTTGTTGGTGTGGAAAATGTGCGCACCATAGCGGTGGACGTTGATGCCCTCCACCTGCTCGGTGTAGATGTTGCCTGCAATGTGGCCGCGCTTGTCAATGACGAGGCACTTTTTGCCTGCTTTTTTTGCTTCCTGTGCGAACACGGCACCATAAAGGCCGGCGCCGACGATCAGGTAATCGTATTGTTTCATAGGTGTGGACCTCACTCTTCTGGTTATTTTCCCTCAGCACCGCCCTTTTTCTGCGATGCGTAGTATTTGTCGATGGCGCCCTCGATGCGGGAACGGGCTGCCTCCGGCGTGATGTGCTTGAGCTGTGCCGCGGCCATGGTCTGGTGTCCGCCGCCGCCCAGACTCTCCATGATGACCTGCACGTTCACAGCGCCCAGACTGCGGGCCGAGACGTTCACGCCTGTGCCCACCTGCACCGCCACAAAGCTGGCATCCACGCCCTGAATGGTCAGCAGGTCGTTTGCTGCCTGTGCAATGGCCACACGGGCCTCCGCGGCCACCTCACCGCCGATGGAAATGGCGCAGTTCCGGTACATTTTTGCTTTTTCCACAAGCCCCGCCTTGGCGTTGTACTCCACCATCGTCACGTCGAACAGCTGACGCACCCGCTCGGTCTCCGCACCGTAGCGGCGCAGAGCAGCGGCGGCTTCAAAGGTACGCACACCGGTGTGCAGGGTAAAATCGCGGGTATCCAGCATGATACCGGAGAGCAGGCCCTCGGCTTCCACCCGGTTGGGTTTGTCGTCGCGCTCGCCCACGTACTGCAAAAGTTCGGTGACAAGCTCGCTGGCCGAGGAGGAATAGGGCTCGTGGCAGACAAGGTCCGGGTTCTGGATGTAGCCCACGCCCTTGCGGTGGTGGTCGATGACGGCCACCCTGCCGCATTTTTCCAGGATCTCCTTGCTCTCCACAAGACCTGCCTGATATGTATCCACCACGATGCACAGGGTGCGTTTGGAAATAATGGGCAGGGCATCCTTCGGGTCGATGAAATCATCCCGCTGGCCCGCTTTGCACAGGGCATCGATCAGGCTGCCCGCCAGCGTGGCGTCCCGCCGCACTGCGATCACCGCCGGGACGTCGCAGATCTTGCAAATGCGCAGCACACCCTCGGCAGAGCCAATGGCGTCCAGATCGCTCATACGGTGGCCCATGATGACCACATGGTCGGCTTCCTTGATCAGCTTCACCAGCTGATCGGCCACGATGCGGCTGCGCACCTTGCTGCGCTTTTCCACGCCATGGCTCACGCCGCCGTAAAAGGTAAAGCCGTCCGGCGTCATTTCAGCCGCCTGATCGCCGCCGCGGCCCTGCGCCATATCCAGTGCCTGCACGGCCATATCCTGCGCTTCCCGCAGGGTCTTGGCACCGCGGCCAATGCCGATGGACAGCGAAAGATTCACGCTGGGGTCCAGCGCACGGATCTTGTCCAGCACATCGTAGCCCCGGTTGGCGAACTGCTCCATCTGGCGCTCTTCCACCACGGCGATGTAGCGGCCGCTGGCCACACGGCGCAAAAAGCCGCTGCCCCGGCCGATCATATCCTCCAGCGTGCGGTTGATGCCTTCCAGCAGGCGGGCGCGCTCGCTGTCCAGCATGTCACCGAACACATCATCGTAGCCGTCCACCAGAAACACCAGATAACCCGGACGGCTGGCTTTGTATTCCGCCTCCACCTTGCGCAGGGCGGTTTCCTCGTTCAGCACCAGCAGGGTCATGCTCTCGGCATTGCCGGGCACCGTGGAACTGTGTACGCTCCACATGCCGTCCGCGAGGGTCAGCAGCTGGCCCTCCTGCTTGCGGCACTGCTGCAGGTCAAGGCCGGGCATCACCTTCTGCACACGGCTCACCAGCACATCCTGCCCGTTCAACAGGCGGGCGCGGAACTGTGCATTGTACCACAGCACCGTCTCACCGGAAAGCAGCGCGGCCGGCTGCGAGAGC is part of the Faecalibacterium sp. HTF-F genome and harbors:
- the ftsH gene encoding ATP-dependent zinc metalloprotease FtsH, whose translation is MIFLQSKRPRFNPLILALALAAVLMVWSVLGGTGSAGSSSMEYSTVVHYFESLQVTQFSLDLNTGVITMNLKEGGKNNLPLPDTTAPSTTQATGGLLSGMLSSSDSTASAAQKNSDGTVTVRYKLPYASMFVKYVGDYIAAYDEANPDAPMVYDYTPVKESIPWMEILFYLAMLGCTGFLLFSMMRGGAGGGGIMNVGKAKVKDEHENKKTATFADVAGEDEEKEELKEVVEFLKSPEKFNTLGARIPHGVLLVGPPGTGKTLLARACAGEAGVPFYSISGSDFVEMYVGVGASRVRDLFDKAKKSMPCIIFIDEIDAVGRQRGAGLGGGHDEREQTLNQLLVEMDGFEANDGIIVMAATNRADILDKALLRPGRFDRQVYVGLPDVKGREEILKVHTKKKPLAPDVSLRVIAQRTAGFAGADLENLVNEAALLAARRNRKAITMEDIEEASMKVMAGPEKKSRVVTPEEKKLTAYHEAGHAVAGFYCKHHPRVHEITIIPRGQAGGYTMYLPEKDRSYVTKGEMFEDIVSSLGGRVAEQLILEDISTGASNDLQQATNIARQMITKYGFSERLGPVVYGTSQEETFLGRDLGQGKGYSETTAAEIDGEMRDIIDEAYETCRRTLTEHIDQLHALAKALMEREKLNEQEFNTIMAGGTLPPREGDEPEQTVQAAPAETAEQAQPAEAAEPAEQAETAQPLPETAAPETPDAQDPQN
- the hpt gene encoding hypoxanthine phosphoribosyltransferase, whose protein sequence is MSMHDDIKNVLVSEEELKAKVAELGAQISRDYEGKNLVLVSILKGSVVFMADLMRAVSIPCSIDFMVVSSYGGSNTVTSGLVKIIKDLDGDLSGKDVLIVEDILDTGVTLSNLVPMLKMRNPNSVKICTILDKPSRRKADIQPDYEGFQVPDEFVVGYGLDYDEKYRNLPYVGVLKPEVYEK
- the tilS gene encoding tRNA lysidine(34) synthetase TilS; its protein translation is MENETILARVREYCLREALLTPGAPLHELHLAAAVSGGADSMALLRILLALQPEFGFVLSACHVNHGLRGESAHRDEAFVRAECARLGVPLRVFHAEELGPVPEHAGEDWARRLRYACFARLCREGIDAVATAHTANDQAETLLLRLARGTGMHGAAGIRPRRGPYLRPLLPLTRQDTESFCRAAGQRWVTDETNETDAYARNRVRRAALPALQSTNGAAVENLARFCEKAARADDYFARKAQELLSAARLDGTQAGIRAPDACRVWRLGPLSAADAPVLEAAMHSLTAPVRDAEEKYVQLLCALVRRGSGAVQLTGRVRFCAGNGFFWQEEVPELPQRQTAPQPESWPFVPEKQAEYGFAGGWKVTAELFTADFEEKIQVVHKKDLKNQADYARITTLYAGLVLRTRQPGDVYRPAGRSVHNRLRKWMNEAGIPAQMRDQLPLLAAGSEVLWVCGAGFAEGLAPDEGTAQVLQMEMEHREELS
- the dnaB gene encoding replicative DNA helicase — translated: MPNERRYSNELNLESVGINLPYNMQAEQSVLGAVLLKPETLTDLVEIIRPEMFYTRQNAQIYSEMLRLFTADQTIDFVTLLDAVISDGVFPSADEAKVYLTGLAETVPSISNVKAYAQIVQEKYLVRQLMGVAKDILQDAGDEQDADLLLENAEQRIYEIRSGRDSSALTPLSSSMVETLTNLQKISGPDADKYKGIPTGFRLLDTVLTGLGRGDLIILAARPGMGKTSFALNIATRVAMQQKVPVAIFSLEMTKEQLTNRILSAEAGIDSQAFRTGALRAEDWEYLALATEKLHDAPIYMDDTSGITITEMKAKIRRVNQDPTRPNVGLIVIDYLQLMTTGQRSENRVQEISSITRNLKIMAKEMNVPIIALSQLSRAVEKQGNNSSHRPQLSDLRDSGSIEQDADCVLFLYRDSYYASQNPDGAEVDADTAECIVAKNRHGETSTVPLGWDGAHTRFMDVDFKR
- the rplI gene encoding 50S ribosomal protein L9, which produces MKVILKQDIKGIGKKDEIHEVSDGYARNYLFPRKLAAVADASAVNVARSKEAAADFHEAETVAAAKALAAKIEGKTVTIKAKGGASGRLHGKVTGKEVADALAVLAGAPIDKKKIELETKDIKDAGVFNGKVRLHVGVVASFKIQVEVEQA
- the glf gene encoding UDP-galactopyranose mutase, which gives rise to MKQYDYLIVGAGLYGAVFAQEAKKAGKKCLVIDKRGHIAGNIYTEQVEGINVHRYGAHIFHTNNKAVWQYVNQFAEFNRYTNSPVANYHGEIYNLPFNMNTFNKMWGVVTPAEAKAKIEEQKAAAGITDPQNLEEQAISLVGTDIYEKLIKGYTGKQWGRPCTELPAFIIKRLPVRFTYDDNYFNALYQGIPNGGYTAMVEKMLDGTEVRLGVDYLADRDALNALAEKVVYTGPVDAYFGYRLGALQYRSVRFETEVLDTDNYQGNAVVNYTDAETPYTRIIEHKHFEFGTQPKTVISREYSAEWKKGDEPYYPVNDEKNGALYAEYKKLADAEPGVIFGGRLGEYKYYDMDKVIEAALDVAAKELA
- a CDS encoding DHH family phosphoesterase, translated to MKQKPRWTLEMLTASLAVLCGLLVLVLLVQRPTAWPALLALVVLWGVVVVLFRCQLRKWVARWMCGGSFESSKLQFSLEPLSQPAALLSGETVLWYNAQFRARLLNGQDVLVSRVQKVMPGLDLQQCRKQEGQLLTLADGMWSVHSSTVPGNAESMTLLVLNEETALRKVEAEYKASRPGYLVFLVDGYDDVFGDMLDSERARLLEGINRTLEDMIGRGSGFLRRVASGRYIAVVEERQMEQFANRGYDVLDKIRALDPSVNLSLSIGIGRGAKTLREAQDMAVQALDMAQGRGGDQAAEMTPDGFTFYGGVSHGVEKRSKVRSRIVADQLVKLIKEADHVVIMGHRMSDLDAIGSAEGVLRICKICDVPAVIAVRRDATLAGSLIDALCKAGQRDDFIDPKDALPIISKRTLCIVVDTYQAGLVESKEILEKCGRVAVIDHHRKGVGYIQNPDLVCHEPYSSSASELVTELLQYVGERDDKPNRVEAEGLLSGIMLDTRDFTLHTGVRTFEAAAALRRYGAETERVRQLFDVTMVEYNAKAGLVEKAKMYRNCAISIGGEVAAEARVAIAQAANDLLTIQGVDASFVAVQVGTGVNVSARSLGAVNVQVIMESLGGGGHQTMAAAQLKHITPEAARSRIEGAIDKYYASQKKGGAEGK